Within Cellulophaga sp. L1A9, the genomic segment AGATTTAGCCTATCCCGTAGAATATCTTTTAACTAATGTGCTTGTTGTTCTTGCTACCATTTCTGTTTTAGGTATTATTGCTTCAAAAATTGCAAGTAGTAGAATTAATAAGACCTTGTTGTCTTAATTAAGAAAACTCATAATCACCAAAAATATTTAATACTTCCTCAAAAGCTTTAAAAACATCTTCGGAATGATCACTGGTTACCATTTTCATTCGATATTCTTTAAAATTAGGAATCCCTTTAAAGTAATTGGTATAATGTCTTCTTGTTTCAAAAACTCCTAATTGCTCGCCTTTCCAATCTATTGCCATTTGCAAATGACGCTGCGCAGCTGTTACACGTTCTTGAATGGTAGGTGGCGCTAAATGTTCGCCTGTTTTAAAGAAATGTTTTACTTCATTAAAAAACCAAGGATACCCAATACTAGCTCTCCCAATCATAGCACCATCTAATCCGTATTCGTCACGCATTTTCATGGCTGCTTCTGGCGTATTTACATCACCATTTCCAAAAACGGGAATATGCATTCTTTGGTTGTTCTTTACTGCTGCTATAGGTGCCCAATTGGCATCACCTTTATACATCTGTGCTCGCGTTCTACCATGAATAGCAATGGCCTTACAGCCTACATCTTGTAAACGCTCTGCAACCTCAACAATTTTTATAGAATCATCATCCCAACCCAAACGTGTTTTTACAGTAATAGGTAAATTGGAGTGTTTAACCATGGCCTCAGTTAATGAAACCATTAAATCGATATCTTTTAATATTCCTGCTCCAGCACCTTTACTCACTACCTTTTTTACAGGACAGCCAAAGTTAATATCAATAATATCTGGATTAGATTTTTCTACAATCGCAACAGACTGCAACATCGATTCTAGATTAGCACCAAAAATTTGAATACCGACAGGCCTTTCTTTTTCATAAATGTCTAATTTCATGACACTTTTAGCAGCATCCCGTATTAAACCTTCAGAAGATATAAACTCGGTATACACCACATCTGCTCCTTGCTCTTTACATAAGGCACGAAAAGGTGGATCACTTACATCCTCCATCGGCGCAAGTAATAATGGAAATTCTGGCAGTTGTATGTCTCCTATTTTTGGCAAAATTATCGATTTTAGTAAAGGGCAAAATTACATAATTTTTAGGAAGATATCACGGGTTAGTAAATAAGGCTATCGGCTCAACGTATTTCAACAATTCAAATTTGTTTTAACGTATCGAAAAACTCGGGTTGGTAATAATCAAAAGATTTAAATTACTCACAAATACAGCTGTTTTTTGAGAGCCATCGACCTTCTTTTTATATATTATCGCGAATAGCTCCTCTAGTCACAATGCTTCCAACCATTATCTGATGTCTTTCTAAACCCAAGTTTTTTAGTAATAAAATCGGTATTATCGTTTTCAAATTCAAAAAAAGGTGTTTTGTTTTTCTTTAAATATACCACAGTAACTTCTGCTGCATGTAATGAAGGTATTTCGTGAACTTCCTTTACTTCATCAATTTTATAGTCAAATGTTCTTACAGTAGACTTTAGAACACCATAAAATGCATCTGTTTCATTTTCCAAGACAAAATCTTTTGATTTGTCAGTAAAAGACACTTTATAAATTGAATAATTATATCTACTCGAAAATGAAATGGAGTCCATATTTATATAACCTTCCGTTGATAATTTTTTATATGCTAACAAACTCTTAGCGTCATCCTCTTTCTTCTCGTAAAACCTTAGTTCCCCTGTTTTAAACACTATTTCACCATATTTTGGATTATCATTTAAGCATTCTTCAATTATATTTTCAGCTTTTGAGTTGGTCAATTTGTCCGAGCAAGAAGTAATGGTGGTCAGTAAAAAAAGTGAATAAATTATGTTTTTCATTTTAATCCCAGTTAATAGTTAGATTTCTAATTTCAAATACACCTTTCCCTCTATCTTTTCCACCATCTTCATTTTCAAAAATCACCTTTCCATTCACTAATGTGAATTTTTTAGTTTGCGGCAAAACATTCCGGAATATAAGTTTCCCTTTAATCAATATGCCCGTAGGCAATTTAAATCTTTGATAACCAGACATTCCAGAACCCGATTCCGGAAATTCCGCCCCTTTAAAAACATAAGAATTTCCAGTTTCACCATATGCCATTGGCTTGTCTGAACCTGTATAAAGTGTCATAGCTTGATGAACCAAGGCATGTTTCATTGTAAATACCACTTCTACAGTTTGGTCACTAGAATTCCCCACGCATTGTAAAATTTTTAAATCAAAATTTGTATTGAAACTTTTAATGTCTATATCATTAGATTTTTCGTAAATGGAACAAAAATCAATTTTTTCTTGTAATCTAGAATTTTGATCTCCCAATAGTTCTATTTTCTTTTTCAATTCGGTTAATTCCTGGGCCTTTAATCCCATTCCATATAATAAAAGCGCAACAATTAAAACTTTTTTCATAAATTTTCAATTTTGATTTAAATTATTCTAATGTCTTAGTAGTAATCGATAAATATGTTTTCCACATAAAATGTTATACTTAATCCTTATTCAATAGCCTTTCTTGTTCTTCTACCGCCTCTGCTTTACTATTTTTTAATTTGAAATTACCGAACTTGTATACTGCTTTACATGTAAACATTCTTGTTTCTGGTCTTGAATAGTAACTATAATTCTGATCTAAATAGTTTGATGAAACTGGAATATTAGTAGCATTTAACAAGTCATCCACACCCAAACTAACAATTAAACTTTTATCAAAAAACTGCTTCTGTACATTAAAAGAAACATCTGCAACAGCTTTATCATAGTAAAAAGAGCCCGAAATAAATGTTGGCATATAGCTGGCGGTTATCACCGCATTCAAAGATTTATCTTCTAAAAAACTTATGTAATTCTGCGCCAATATGTAGCAACTTTTTACATCTAAATCTAGAATTTGATTATTGTTTGCCCGTGCATAAAATTGATTTTTTAAGTAAAAAAACGAGCTATAAGCATATAAATACCAATTATCTGTGATATAATCTTGATACGTAACATCAAAACTTACTTGGTCTCCGTTTATTAAATTATCTGTAATGGTACTTATAGTTTGTTGCTCATTATTTTGAAAAGGCATTCTATAAATATCATTTTTTATTCGCTCGACATAAAAATCAAAAGTAAGCTTATTCTTTAGCGTATAACTTGCCGTGATTCTATTAGTTATACTCGGCTGAATTTTAGGATTTCCTTGAGCAACATTATTTTCATTTATAAAAGTTATAAATGGATTAAGCAGTTGAAAAGGTGGTCTTGTAATTCTTCTATTAAAGTTTAATCCAAAAAGATGATTCTCATTGTGCTGATATTGCAGAAAAATAGTTGGAAATAGATTAAAATAAGAATTAGAATTTATTTCAGCCAATACCAGAGAATTTCCTTCAGAATTTGTGTATTCACCCCGAATCCCCCCTTTTACTGTAAAGGCATCCCATTCTTTGGATGTACTAATATAGCCTGCAAAAATATTTTCATTATAATCAAAATTATCTGCAACAATCCCATTAAACGATTCATTAGTTGTATTTGATGAAGAATTTTCAAATTCTTGTTCACTAATAGAGTTTATTCCAGAATATTTTAAGCCTGTTTCAAAAACAAGATGTTCTGTAGGATAGATAAGATCTGACTGTAACGTATAAATTTTTGTCTTCTGATGGGCTAAAGTGACAATTGTATTCTCATTTAGCAGCGTATTATCAGGTAAACGGTACTTTGTATCTAAATTTTGCTCTTGGTTTTTATCAAAAAAAATATAATTACCCTGAGTAGTTAGCTCTGTTCCTTTTTCTCCTAGTTTTGATATATACTGCACTGTAAATAGATGCGTATTTTCGTAGTCATTAGTAGTACTGTTAGTGTCATAAAGAGAATCTACCATCATATTTGCATCAAACATCGTGGTTAGCTCATCACGATCTGAATCTATTTTTGGACTTAGTACTGAAGAAACGCTTAAGTTTATTGTATTGTTATCATTTAAATAAAATTCAAATAAGCTATTAATAGTATGACTGTTCGTATGGGTAGTTCTTTTAAACCTTGATTCCCAAAAGGAGTTTATCGTTCCACCTTCTTGTGCAAACAATAGACCAGTAGTACCATTTCTAACCTCTTCCTTAGTATTCAAAGAATATGAAACATAACTATTCAACCAATCATTTTTATAATAATGATTGGTACCAAAAGTGTATTTAGGTTTTATTGCGATTGCATAATCTGAATGTATAGCCCCTTTGTACCCAATAGAAAGATTTTTAGTGGTTGTGATGTTGAGTATGGAATTACCTTCTGCATCATATTTTGAAGGTGGGTTGGTAATGACTTCTACAGATGCTATATTTCCTCCGTCTAAGCCTTGTAATAATTGTTGTAATTCATCAGAAGTCAAATAAACTTTACGGTCATTGATATATACATTTGCAGCTCTATTCTTTAACTTTATTTCTCCTTGCATTATAATTACTCCTGGAGTACTTTTTAAAATATCCCAAGAATTTTTTTGAGATAAAGCTGAATTTGCTACGTTAAAAATTATTCTATCTGCTTTACGTTCTATTGTTGGATTTTTGTGTTTTACAACAACCTCATTTAAGGCTTCAATATGTTCTGCTATTACTAATTCACCAACGCTTGTATTTTTCGTTACCGCTATAGCCATCAACTCTGATGTTTGTCCTATATAATTTGCTTGTAAAAAATAATTATCTGGTGCAATATCTCTAATTTCAAAAGAACCATCCTCTTCTGAAGATGCTCCATACACTAGCGTGGTATCTGCCGCTTTTAGTAAATATACATTTGCAAACGGTATGCTTTTTCTTAAGTCATCCTTGACATTCCCTTCTACCTTAAATGTTTGCGCAATAAGTGATGAGCTACAAATAAGAAAAATGTAGAGGAATACGTATTTATATAATTTCAAATTCTTATTGATTTAGTGAATCAGTAGCTAAAATTAACATTTTTTTAATACAAAAAAGATAAATAATCTATCTTTGTGTTAATTATTTTCTATTATTTAATATTTAGTTCGTATTTCTATTCTTGTCATATTTAATGCTCAACAAATCACTTATATTTGCAATTGGTTTTGATCCCATTTTTTTGGGTAAACCAAAATTTTAGTCAACTGAACTTATTCAGCTTACATGAAAAACATTAGAAACTTCTGTATTATTGCGCATATTGACCATGGTAAAAGTACCTTGGCAGATAGATTGTTAGATTTTACTGGTTCTGTTACGGAGCGAGAGAAAAAAGAACAATTGCTCGATTCTATGGATTTAGAGCGTGAACGTGGCATTACCATTAAGAGTCACGCCATACAAATGGAATATACTTATAAAGGGGAAGAATATATTTTAAACCTTATTGATACTCCAGGCCACGTAGATTTCTCTTATGAAGTTTCTAGATCTATTGCTGCTTGTGAAGGTGCACTATTAATAGTTGATGCTGCACAAAGCATTCAAGCACAAACCATAAGTAACTTATACCTTGCTCTAGAAAATGATCTAGAGATTATACCTATTTTAAATAAAATAGATTTACCAAGTGCCAACCCTGAAGAAGTAACGGATGATATCGTAGACTTATTAGGGTGTGATCCTAGCGATGTAATTCCTGCTAGTGCAAAAACAGGTATTGGTATTGAAGAAATTTTAGCGGCTGTTATTGAACGTATTCCTCCTCCAAAAGGAAACCCTGATGAATCATTACAAGCGTTGGTATTTGACTCTGTGTATAACCCTTTTAGGGGTGTAGAAACTTATTTTAGAGTTATTAACGGTGAAATTAAAAAAGGTCAAAAAATAAAATTTGTAGCTACAGACAGTGATTATTTTGCGGATGAAGTGGGTACTTTAAAGTTAACACAACACCCAAAGCAAAGTGTAAAGACGGGGGATGTTGGGTACTTAATTACAGGGATAAAAGATGCACGTGAGGTAAAAGTAGGTGATACAATTACGGATGCAGCTAACCCTACAAAAAATCCGATAGAAGGTTTTGAAGATGTAAAACCAATGGTATTTGCAGGTATTTACCCAGTAGATACAGATGAATTTGAAGAACTTAGAGCTTCTATGGAGAAGTTACAACTTAATGATGCCTCTTTAGTATTTGCACCAGAAAGTAGTGCCGCCCTAGGTTTTGGTTTCCGTTGTGGTTTCTTAGGAATGCTGCATATGGAGATTATTCAAGAGCGCCTAGAGCGTGAGTTTAACATGACAGTGATTACTACGGTACCTAACGTTAGTTACCATGCGTACACGCGTAAAAACCCTAACGAACCTTTAATTGTAAATAACCCAACAGATTTACCAGACCCGTCTAGTATAGATCGTGTTGAGGAACCGTATATAAAAGCAACGATTATTACAAAGGCTGATTATGTTGGTAATGTAATGTCTCTCTGTATTGAAAAAAGAGGACAAATTACCAATCAGACCTATTTAACAACAGAACGTGTTGAACTTACTTTTGATATGCCGTTAGCGGAAATTGTTTTCGATTTTTATGATCGATTAAAAACTGTTTCTAAAGGGTATGCTTCTTTTGATTATACGCCTATTGGAATGCGTGCTTCTAAACTTGTACGTGTAGATATTTTATTAAATGCACAACCTGTTGATGCCCTTTCTGCACTTATTCACGCAGATAACGCTGTGTATATTGGTAAAAGAATGTGTGAAAAATTAAAGGAACTAATCCCGCGTCAGCAGTTTGATATTCCTATTCAAGCCGCTATTGGCTCTAAAGTTATTTCTAGGGAAACAACAAAAGCACTTCGTAAAGATGTTACTGCTAAATGTTATGGTGGTGATATTTCTAGAAAGCGTAAACTTTTAGAAAAGCAGAAAAAAGGTAAAAAACGTATGCGCCAGGTTGGTAACGTAGAAGTACCACAAGAAGCATTTATGGCTGTTTTAAAGCTAAATGATTAATAAAAAAGGCTACATTAAAATGTAGCCTTTTTTTATATTGTATAGGATAAGCATAGCTAATTAATTAGCTTCCCCAAAATCAAGATCACCAACAGAGCAGATTCCTTTTACATAGTCCTCTGGGCTTAAGCCCCCCAATTCTTCTTCAGAAATAGTTTCAGAATTTCCTCCAGAGGAAATAGATACTGTACCATCACCATTATCACAAGCTGTTATAGGAACTCCTATAAGCTCGCAACTTTCGCAGATGCCTTTATCATCATTATCTTTAGAGCAAGAAAAAAATAAAACACTTCCTATTAGTGCGGCAAATAAAATTGATTTTTTCATAAAATTAATAGTTTTTGGTTTCGGTTATTTAATTCATAACAGGTTATTTTCGCTGTTATTGCAGGTTTCTCCCAAAAAATTGATTTTTTTATCATTTTGGTTCAAATCAAATTCTACTTAAAAAGAGGCTAATCTATCTTTTTTTAGAAAATTTTAAGATTTGGTATACTATTTGAGTCTTTTTTACGTTAGAAAATAGAACCTGATGTGGATTTTCATGAAAAAGCTAAACTTATTTAAACGTTCCGTTTTTGCACTTATTGCAGTTTTTGGGCTGGCCTTAAATAGTTGCTCTACAGATAGTAACAGTTCTGAGGACATAGAAATTTCTGAATTTGAAGTTCAAAAAGTACTCGCCATAGATGATTATACAGGTATCATCGATAATGCCATTACAGAAGCTTTTATTAGCAAAGAGAACACCGGAAAAAGATTTTTAACTCAAAAAGATAGTGACTGTTATAGTACAACCTATGCAGATTCTGGCTTTACAATGACATTTAATAATTGCACCTTCAACGAAACCGATAAGGTAAATGGCCTCTTGGCTGTAACCTACGCTATAAATGAAACCAGTAGTACGTTTACGGCAACCTATAGTGATTTTTACGTAGGAACCATACGATTAGACGGCACAAGAACATTTACCATAAGCACTACAGCCGAGGAAAACGAAATAAATTTTACAGTAACTTCCGATATGGTAATTACACTAGAAGATGGTGAACTGATTACAGAAGCTGGTACTAAAACAGAAAGCATAATTTTTGCGGATGACAACATCGTAGTTGCAGTTACTGGCACTTGGGCGTTAGTAGAAAACGGAGATACATATATGGTAACCGTTACTGAAAAATTAACCAAATTATTAGATTGTGAGTATTTCTCTGATGGATTATTTACATTATCTAAAAATGGTATTGACGTTATTGTAGCTATGGGTGATGGCACATGTGATAACAAAGCCAACATCATTTACCCGAACGGAACTACTGAAGAAGTTACACTCTAATACTCCTACAACACTATTTAAAAAGCCCTTTGTACATTTCATACAAAGGGCTTTTTAATATGTTTAAATTTTAGTTAGGCTTCTTGGTCGTCTTCAAAACGTTTTCCTACATACACCAATTTAAATTTTTCAGTAATATCTTCAAACTGCTCGCTAAAAGAGGATATAATCTTTAAATCTCCATCTGGTGTTTTCAAAAATACAGGAATGATATTAGGGTCTGCTTTTGTAATTTCGATTAAACTATTATAATGCTCCGTAGATTTCAGCGCAATTTCATGAATAGCAGGGTATTGTCTAATGGCCTCTGTTAGCTTGATAAAATCATCCGTATGTGAAAATAGCCCTTCTTTAGGGTTATTGTCAGGATTCCCCATTTCATCATCAGTAACCAATCTAAACGCACCATTCTCACCAAAATGCTTTGTAAACTTATTTATAGCATATTTATTAATGTCAGAATTTCCTGTTAGTGCCATTAAGTATCCAACATCATTTAACTCAATATTATCGCTTAAGGTATCTGAATAAATATTAGCAGCGATAGCTTCAAGTCCCATTTTTTTAGCCTTATCTACATTTGTTTGGTTGTTGTCAATAAGGACGACATGTCTATTATTCTTTTGTAAATAACTGCCAATAATTCTTGATACTTTTGATGCTCCGATAATTAGAATACCATTAGATTTTTTCAAAAAGACTCCTACCAATTTAGCAAAAAACCTGGCAGTTGTTGCATTTAAAATCACGGTTCCTAAAACAATCATAAAAACCAAAGGGGTAATGTATTCTGCACCCGCTTCTCCCTTAGCCAATAATTTAGATCCAAATAAAGAGGCAATTCCTGCGGCAA encodes:
- the dusB gene encoding tRNA dihydrouridine synthase DusB, with translation MPKIGDIQLPEFPLLLAPMEDVSDPPFRALCKEQGADVVYTEFISSEGLIRDAAKSVMKLDIYEKERPVGIQIFGANLESMLQSVAIVEKSNPDIIDINFGCPVKKVVSKGAGAGILKDIDLMVSLTEAMVKHSNLPITVKTRLGWDDDSIKIVEVAERLQDVGCKAIAIHGRTRAQMYKGDANWAPIAAVKNNQRMHIPVFGNGDVNTPEAAMKMRDEYGLDGAMIGRASIGYPWFFNEVKHFFKTGEHLAPPTIQERVTAAQRHLQMAIDWKGEQLGVFETRRHYTNYFKGIPNFKEYRMKMVTSDHSEDVFKAFEEVLNIFGDYEFS
- a CDS encoding outer membrane beta-barrel family protein → MKLYKYVFLYIFLICSSSLIAQTFKVEGNVKDDLRKSIPFANVYLLKAADTTLVYGASSEEDGSFEIRDIAPDNYFLQANYIGQTSELMAIAVTKNTSVGELVIAEHIEALNEVVVKHKNPTIERKADRIIFNVANSALSQKNSWDILKSTPGVIIMQGEIKLKNRAANVYINDRKVYLTSDELQQLLQGLDGGNIASVEVITNPPSKYDAEGNSILNITTTKNLSIGYKGAIHSDYAIAIKPKYTFGTNHYYKNDWLNSYVSYSLNTKEEVRNGTTGLLFAQEGGTINSFWESRFKRTTHTNSHTINSLFEFYLNDNNTINLSVSSVLSPKIDSDRDELTTMFDANMMVDSLYDTNSTTNDYENTHLFTVQYISKLGEKGTELTTQGNYIFFDKNQEQNLDTKYRLPDNTLLNENTIVTLAHQKTKIYTLQSDLIYPTEHLVFETGLKYSGINSISEQEFENSSSNTTNESFNGIVADNFDYNENIFAGYISTSKEWDAFTVKGGIRGEYTNSEGNSLVLAEINSNSYFNLFPTIFLQYQHNENHLFGLNFNRRITRPPFQLLNPFITFINENNVAQGNPKIQPSITNRITASYTLKNKLTFDFYVERIKNDIYRMPFQNNEQQTISTITDNLINGDQVSFDVTYQDYITDNWYLYAYSSFFYLKNQFYARANNNQILDLDVKSCYILAQNYISFLEDKSLNAVITASYMPTFISGSFYYDKAVADVSFNVQKQFFDKSLIVSLGVDDLLNATNIPVSSNYLDQNYSYYSRPETRMFTCKAVYKFGNFKLKNSKAEAVEEQERLLNKD
- the lepA gene encoding translation elongation factor 4; translation: MKNIRNFCIIAHIDHGKSTLADRLLDFTGSVTEREKKEQLLDSMDLERERGITIKSHAIQMEYTYKGEEYILNLIDTPGHVDFSYEVSRSIAACEGALLIVDAAQSIQAQTISNLYLALENDLEIIPILNKIDLPSANPEEVTDDIVDLLGCDPSDVIPASAKTGIGIEEILAAVIERIPPPKGNPDESLQALVFDSVYNPFRGVETYFRVINGEIKKGQKIKFVATDSDYFADEVGTLKLTQHPKQSVKTGDVGYLITGIKDAREVKVGDTITDAANPTKNPIEGFEDVKPMVFAGIYPVDTDEFEELRASMEKLQLNDASLVFAPESSAALGFGFRCGFLGMLHMEIIQERLEREFNMTVITTVPNVSYHAYTRKNPNEPLIVNNPTDLPDPSSIDRVEEPYIKATIITKADYVGNVMSLCIEKRGQITNQTYLTTERVELTFDMPLAEIVFDFYDRLKTVSKGYASFDYTPIGMRASKLVRVDILLNAQPVDALSALIHADNAVYIGKRMCEKLKELIPRQQFDIPIQAAIGSKVISRETTKALRKDVTAKCYGGDISRKRKLLEKQKKGKKRMRQVGNVEVPQEAFMAVLKLND